The DNA segment ATCTTTTTTGTCATGACGGAGTCTGTGCCTTTAGTTGGAAACGAACGTTGATAGGCATCCTGCTATCGAGTCGAATACGACTTCTTCTGCCGGACAAGTCTCTTAGTTTCTGATCTGTGTATTCCGCACGCTTTGCGAAAAGTTCAATGGTTCTCGATAAGTTTTTTGCAACCAATGCAACCCGGCCATTACCTTGACGCGTGTGAAACTTTGTACTAGCGTCGCTCCCCTATTGCCGTATAGAATTTTTTTATGGAAGAGTCGAAGGCCTTCGTATGAACCTTCGCTCCCTATCGCTATCGGGACACTCACGGCTTGAAACTCACGGGAACGGGCACGCCGGCCTTCAATCGAATCGAAGTACATCGGAGAAGACCTTTGATTTTTAAGTACCACTTCGCCATTTCTGCCCTGCTTGGACTCTCGCTGATGCTGTCGGCGCCGGTCCAAGCCGAGCCGAACCAATCAAAGCTGGCGTCCCAGGCGCTTGCGGCCCAGTTTGCCGGACTGGCCAGTCCGACCATTGCTATCGGTACCCCTGAGCCAGAACAACCGTATACGGTAGGAGAAAAAGCGACCGTAACCTGGTACTACACCGGAATTAGCAAGAAGAAAAAGCTGCGCGTCTCCCTCCTTCAGGCAAACGGAAAAAGCATCCGTAGCGTCCGCGTTCGGGCAGACCGCGCATATCGCTTTACGCTGAACCAAAAGCTCGCCAGGAAGCTTAGCCAGGTTGAGGTCTGCATACCGCGCAGCACGAAATTTCCCGGTATTTGCGACTTACGAAAGGTCACGGTGCTTGAGGCACCGCCCCCAGGCGCAGCGATTGGGTTCAATCCGCCGTCGGTCGGTTTTGTTGCCCAGAAAGATGTTGACCCGCCCGCCCAGGTCCTGGAGATTTCGACGACCGAAAGCCAGAATATCGGCTATTCGGTAGCAAACGACGCGAGTTGGCTGAGTGTCAGCCCCGGCGACGGTACAGCACCCGGCTCTGTCACGCTGACGGCGCACACGGCGGGCCTGGTTCCAGGCACATATAAAACGTCCCTGAAGGTTACGGCTGCAGGAACATCGTCTTCCACCAGCGTCCCGGTTACCCTGGAAATTCTCAAACCGGGCACAAAAACGCCTCTCGGCCTGAAGTTCAGCGCCACAACCCTGGGATTTGACCTAAGCAGCGGCGCTGCACCCGAATCGCGACAACTCGATATCTTTACCAGCACCAGCGGGACGGTCGCATTTCAGGCAGCCAGCAATGCCAGTTGGCTCAGCGTGACACCCAACACTGGCACGACGCCGGCCAGCTTGACGGTCAGCGCGAGTGCAACAGGTCTTTCACCGGGCAGTTACAGCGGCGAGATCAGAGCGACCGCTGACGGTCACGCGGCAGTGAAACTCGGCGTCACACTCAACGTAACCGCGCCCCCTACCCCACCCACACCTGCCATACCCGCCTTGCAGTCGAGTACAGCCAGCCTGAGCTTCACCGCTGCAAGCGGCACCTCGCCAGCGGTGCAAAACATCCAACTTTCTACCAACACGGGAGCCGCCGTCAGCTTTGCACTTGACGAACCAGCACCCTGGCTCAGCGTGCTGCCCGTCGGTACCAGCACGCCGTCGGGCATCAGCCTGGCTGCGAACGGCGCCGGTCTGTTACCGGGCGATTATTCCACCACCTTGAAGGCGCAGTCGTCGGGATACCAGTCGGTGGCAATTCCTGTGCGCTTCAAGGTGACCGCACCCACTGGGACGGACCTGCTCTCCGATGACTTCAACGACGGCAGTGCTGCAGAATGGAGTATCGGCAACGAAACAAAGAATACGCCGGACTGGCAGGTAGTAAACGGCCAATTCAAGCTCGTTAACCTGGTGGCCTTGGCCTCAGATACGCACAAACAAGGCCATAACGTCGGCACTTACGCAATAAGAAACGACTCGATACCGTTGCAGGATTACCAGTTCGACGTCACTGCGACGAGTTCGTCCGAATTCAACGTGGATACGGGGGTCATGTTCCGCTACCAGGACCCAAACAACTATTACCGACTCTCCATCGGCAATGGCATGACGCGCCTGGAGCGCAAGCGGCTCGGTACGTTCTCAACCCTGGCAGGCAATGCGCGAGGATATTTGCGCGGGGTTCCCCAGGTCATCAGCGTCAGCGTGCAAGGTGCCCTGATTCAGGTCAGCGTCAACGGAGAGCGTCTCTTCACCGTGCGCGATGCCGAAATCGCCACCGGCGGCGTCGCCCTTTACTGCCGCGACAACTGCGCCTTTGATGACGTCCATGTGCGGCCGGTACCCGGGGCACCTAGCATAGCGGTGTCGAAACCAGAAGCTCATACCGTGGTGGCCCAAACCAATTTCGATGTCTCAGCCGTGGTCTTGAACGATCCGGGAGCAAGCGCCGAGGTGGAATTCAGTCTAACGGACATGCCTGGCGCCTGCGGCCAGGCGGTAAGCTCTGGCGCTGGTCTCTTTACAGCTCAGTGCAGCATTCCCGCCGATGGCGTCATCAGGGGCGTCACGGCAAGCCTTAAGGTCGGCGGCACACTTGTCGACCTGGATTCAAATGAGCGCATCGCCTATGGCAACAAAATTGTCGCGGTGGGGGACAGCATCACCTTTGGCGTGGGAGATGACAACTCAGGGGACAATCCCGATCCGGGCGGATGGGTAGTCTCGGACGGCTATGCACCG comes from the Methyloterricola oryzae genome and includes:
- a CDS encoding GDSL-type esterase/lipase family protein, encoding MKLTGTGTPAFNRIEVHRRRPLIFKYHFAISALLGLSLMLSAPVQAEPNQSKLASQALAAQFAGLASPTIAIGTPEPEQPYTVGEKATVTWYYTGISKKKKLRVSLLQANGKSIRSVRVRADRAYRFTLNQKLARKLSQVEVCIPRSTKFPGICDLRKVTVLEAPPPGAAIGFNPPSVGFVAQKDVDPPAQVLEISTTESQNIGYSVANDASWLSVSPGDGTAPGSVTLTAHTAGLVPGTYKTSLKVTAAGTSSSTSVPVTLEILKPGTKTPLGLKFSATTLGFDLSSGAAPESRQLDIFTSTSGTVAFQAASNASWLSVTPNTGTTPASLTVSASATGLSPGSYSGEIRATADGHAAVKLGVTLNVTAPPTPPTPAIPALQSSTASLSFTAASGTSPAVQNIQLSTNTGAAVSFALDEPAPWLSVLPVGTSTPSGISLAANGAGLLPGDYSTTLKAQSSGYQSVAIPVRFKVTAPTGTDLLSDDFNDGSAAEWSIGNETKNTPDWQVVNGQFKLVNLVALASDTHKQGHNVGTYAIRNDSIPLQDYQFDVTATSSSEFNVDTGVMFRYQDPNNYYRLSIGNGMTRLERKRLGTFSTLAGNARGYLRGVPQVISVSVQGALIQVSVNGERLFTVRDAEIATGGVALYCRDNCAFDDVHVRPVPGAPSIAVSKPEAHTVVAQTNFDVSAVVLNDPGASAEVEFSLTDMPGACGQAVSSGAGLFTAQCSIPADGVIRGVTASLKVGGTLVDLDSNERIAYGNKIVAVGDSITFGVGDDNSGDNPDPGGWVVSDGYAPVLTKLLNQSHALPSMVYNNGIPGGLSVDIKTHIGKILERHADAQYVLLMIGTNDAGRDKSVAEYGANLDAAIATITSRGKTPIVARIPPRLGDDPTAYPAPIESAPRNQKVISYNDLIESRAVSGLSLGPDFFNYFLARQDQFSDLLHPNGLGYNSMGEQWSQSLGFLP